From the genome of Gopherus evgoodei ecotype Sinaloan lineage chromosome 5, rGopEvg1_v1.p, whole genome shotgun sequence, one region includes:
- the LRRTM1 gene encoding leucine-rich repeat transmembrane neuronal protein 1, which produces MDFLLIGLCLNWLLWKPPGLILCTLGVFLKMLPAVNSGCPQLCRCEGRLLYCESLNLTEMPRNLSGMMGLSLRYNSLSELHDGQFTGLMQLTWLYLDHNHICSVEGNAFQKLRRVKELTLSSNKITQLPNTTFRPMPNLRSVDLSYNNLQSLEPDLFHGLRKLTTLHMRSNAIKFVPVRIFQDCRSLKFLDIGYNQLKSLARNSFAGLFKLTELHLEHNDLVKVNLAHFPRLISLYSLCLRRNKVTIVVNSLDWIWKLEKMDLSGNEIEYIEPHVFESVPHLQSLQLDSNQLTYIDPRILNSWKSLTSISLSANIWDCSRNVCALASWLSNFKGRYDSNLLCATPEYAQGEDVLDAVYAFHLCEDAEDPTSVNMLSAVTNNSDQMFTYSPATIIYEVQDTDGERTTNAITVTIPSENTENAVQIHKVVTGTMALIFSFLIVVLVLYVSWKCFPASLRQLRQCFVTQRRKQKQKQTMHQMAAMSAQEYYVDYKPNHIEGALVIINEYGSCSCHQQPARECEV; this is translated from the coding sequence ATGGATTTCCTTCTCATTGGTCTCTGTTTAAACTGGTTGCTGTGGAAGCCCCCAGGGTTGATATTGTGTACACTgggtgtctttttaaaaatgcttccaGCCGTGAATAGTGGGTGTCCGCAGCTATGTCGGTGTGAGGGCAGGCTTTTGTACTGTGAGTCATTGAATCTTACAGAGATGCCTCGCAACCTGTCGGGCATGATGGGCTTGTCTCTGCGGTACAACAGCCTTTCAGAGCTGCATGATGGACAGTTCACAGGGTTAATGCAGCTCACGTGGCTCTATCTGGATCACAATCACATTTGCTCAGTGGAGGGGAATGCCTTTCAAAAATTGCGGAGAGTTAAAGAACTCACTCTGAGTTCCAACAAAATCACTCAACTGCCCAATACTACTTTCCGACCTATGCCAAACTTGCGTAGTGTGGATTTATCATACAATAACCTGCAGTCGTTGGAACCAGATCTGTTTCATGGGCTGAGAAAACTAACAACTTTGCACATGCGGTCAAACGCCATCAAGTTTGTGCCAGTGAGAATTTTTCAGGACTGTCGCAGCCTGAAGTTTCTAGACATAGGATATAATCAGTTGAAAAGCCTGGCTCGAAACTCTTTTGCAGGCTTGTTTAAACTCACTGAACTACACCTCGAGCACAATGATTTGGTGAAGGTGAATTTAGCTCATTTTCCAAGGCTTATTTCACTGTATTCTCTCTGCCTACGAAGGAATAAAGTCACAATTGTAGTCAATTCCTTGGACTGGATATGGAAATTGGAAAAAATGGATCTCTCTGGCAACGAGATTGAATACATTGAACCTCATGTTTTCGAAAGCGTACCTCACCTCCAATCACTGCAGCTGGATTCCAACCAACTAACCTACATTGATCCAAGAATCCTCAACTCCTGGAAATCACTCACTAGCATCAGCCTTTCTGCAAACATCTGGGATTGTAGCCGTAATGTTTGCGCCTTGGCCTCCTGGCTAAGTAACTTTAAGGGTCGCTATGACAGCAATCTGCTCTGTGCCACCCCTGAATATGCACAGGGGGAGGATGTTTTAGATGCAGTGTATGCTTTTCACTTATGCGAAGATGCAGAAGACCCAACAAGTGTTAACATGCTATCAGCAGTAACAAACAACAGCGACCAAATGTTCACTTATAGCCCTGCCACAATAATATATGAGGTGCAGGATACTGACGGAGAAAGAACAACAAATGCCATAACCGTAACTATCCCCAGTGAAAACACTGAGAATGCTGTTCAGATTCACAAGGTGGTGACAGGGACCATGGCACTGATTTTCTCTTTCCTCATCGTGGTTTTAGTGTTGTATGTCTCCTGGAagtgttttccagccagcctaaGGCAACTCAGACAGTGCTTTGTGACACAGCGCAGAAAGCAGAAGCAGAAACAAACCATGCATCAAATGGCTGCCATGTCAGCCCAGGAGTATTACGTTGATTACAAACCCAACCACATTGAAGGAGCCCTGgtgatcattaatgaatatggaTCTTGTTCCTGTCACCAGCAGCCAGCAAGGGAATGTGAGGTGTGA